A window from Candidatus Bathyarchaeia archaeon encodes these proteins:
- a CDS encoding pyridoxamine 5'-phosphate oxidase family protein, with protein sequence MTTQELPVEITQILRDTHFAYFCTTDRNNQPHITPMFFVFDEESREAFVFTHSGSKKIENIKFNPKVCLTVDVRDPDNPFENRGVMVQGEAVVEAAFHPFGISQDERLARIFRSFYQKYPVIREMQFSAQYAQKESTEVLIKVKARKMVYWKGPHFITVNVNH encoded by the coding sequence TTGACAACTCAAGAGTTGCCCGTGGAAATAACTCAGATCTTGAGGGATACACATTTCGCCTATTTCTGCACTACGGACAGGAACAATCAACCGCATATAACGCCAATGTTTTTCGTATTTGATGAAGAAAGCAGGGAAGCCTTTGTCTTCACCCATTCAGGATCCAAGAAGATAGAGAACATCAAGTTTAATCCAAAGGTGTGTCTGACAGTTGATGTAAGAGACCCTGACAACCCGTTTGAAAATCGCGGCGTCATGGTGCAAGGCGAAGCTGTAGTTGAGGCGGCGTTTCACCCCTTTGGGATCAGCCAAGATGAAAGATTGGCTAGGATCTTCAGAAGTTTTTACCAAAAGTATCCTGTAATTCGCGAGATGCAGTTTTCAGCTCAATATGCACAGAAGGAATCAACCGAGGTTTTGATCAAGGTGAAAGCGCGCAAGATGGTTTATTGGAAAGGGCCACACTTCATCACTGTCAACGTTAACCACTGA
- a CDS encoding pyridoxamine 5'-phosphate oxidase family protein codes for MQLISTTQPKKWVFEIILERLPPFKWFPRGYNVAIQLLLMEIIGISVATFFALPLRSMVFGTSAILAVWIWSLLAIRMGPTVRKLEAPSAQLERDVIDNYRRSLFDSRRELSLGLVILLSLALYLFLERRLMVYWFDGNLSPILVALTAILLWDISYRLGLGLWSAVLAFRRSVSLTQVSRMRTKMRYTAYKELKTLKRLDLINLSFGAVTLLFYPLTSTNPVFFVALLMYSASISFFSAISYFTIDRIPGYPQEIIWLLNEGKFGYVGTSDQQMTPHLTPVIFVFDGRRAFFVVSKISKKLRNMKENAKIAFLVDMRDPNNLYNNRAVLLMGRAKVYKVSDAILRFSSLLRIRRLFRLKYPEYVGKYEAEQEHLPLAWRTTVFVSRMLVEIQVERMLYWREAQPIGLPLR; via the coding sequence ATGCAGCTCATCAGTACAACGCAGCCAAAAAAATGGGTTTTCGAAATAATCTTGGAGAGACTGCCTCCATTCAAATGGTTTCCACGAGGATACAACGTCGCTATACAACTGCTGCTTATGGAAATAATTGGCATATCAGTAGCCACATTCTTCGCCCTTCCTTTAAGGTCAATGGTTTTCGGCACTTCGGCAATACTGGCAGTATGGATCTGGAGCCTATTAGCCATCCGCATGGGTCCAACCGTTAGAAAATTGGAAGCGCCTTCGGCACAGTTGGAAAGAGACGTAATCGACAACTACAGACGATCGTTGTTCGACTCACGCCGAGAACTTAGCTTAGGCCTTGTCATCCTGCTAAGTCTCGCTCTGTACCTCTTTCTGGAACGCAGACTGATGGTCTACTGGTTTGACGGCAACCTCTCCCCAATCCTAGTTGCCCTGACAGCCATCTTGCTCTGGGACATATCTTACCGCCTCGGCTTAGGCTTGTGGTCTGCCGTTCTCGCTTTCAGACGTTCAGTCAGCCTCACGCAGGTTTCGCGCATGAGAACCAAAATGCGGTACACTGCCTATAAGGAACTGAAAACTCTGAAACGACTCGACCTTATCAATCTGTCTTTTGGCGCGGTTACCCTGCTGTTCTATCCTCTTACAAGCACCAACCCTGTGTTTTTCGTTGCTTTGCTGATGTATTCTGCAAGCATTTCCTTCTTCTCAGCCATATCATACTTCACTATCGACCGCATCCCAGGGTATCCTCAAGAAATAATCTGGCTTCTAAACGAAGGCAAATTCGGTTACGTGGGCACATCTGACCAACAGATGACTCCGCACTTGACTCCTGTCATTTTTGTTTTTGATGGTCGTAGGGCCTTTTTCGTAGTTTCAAAAATCTCTAAGAAGCTTCGTAACATGAAAGAGAACGCGAAGATTGCTTTCCTTGTAGACATGCGTGACCCAAACAACTTGTACAATAATCGCGCCGTTTTACTGATGGGCAGAGCTAAAGTCTACAAAGTCTCAGACGCGATTCTACGGTTTTCAAGTCTCCTTAGAATTAGAAGGCTGTTTCGTCTGAAGTACCCTGAGTACGTGGGAAAATACGAGGCGGAGCAGGAGCATCTGCCTCTGGCTTGGAGAACCACAGTTTTCGTCAGCCGAATGTTGGTTGAAATCCAAGTCGAAAGAATGTTGTACTGGAGAGAAGCCCAGCCCATCGGGTTGCCGTTGAGGTGA
- a CDS encoding helix-turn-helix domain-containing protein, protein MIEAEAYRALSSRSRLDILRLLYRDSLSVDQIAEKLGLQPITVRHHLQSLVESDFVEAIEERAGTVGRPKIYYKLVKEPPLVSYPRRGYMMLNSFLVSTLRSTLGENQVKKILRKAGLDMGENTAKRLEMEYEVKDWTPKIFENFFVKDYLEKMGAEPEIVEVTDKKIIYRMHNCLFFEMAVKTPEIMCDVLHESFHEGLTKTLSKDLKITHQTCMARGKPYCELLVEWQK, encoded by the coding sequence TTGATTGAAGCCGAAGCCTACCGCGCCTTATCGAGCAGGTCACGCCTAGACATACTCCGACTGCTCTATAGAGACTCGTTGAGCGTGGATCAGATAGCAGAAAAACTCGGCCTCCAACCAATCACCGTAAGACATCACCTACAGTCTCTAGTGGAATCAGACTTCGTAGAAGCCATTGAGGAAAGAGCGGGAACCGTTGGCAGACCCAAAATCTACTACAAGCTAGTAAAGGAACCACCGCTTGTCAGTTATCCAAGACGAGGCTATATGATGCTTAACAGCTTTCTGGTAAGCACTTTACGATCCACGCTTGGAGAAAACCAGGTCAAGAAAATCCTTAGAAAAGCCGGCCTTGACATGGGAGAAAACACGGCAAAACGATTGGAAATGGAATACGAAGTAAAAGACTGGACGCCTAAAATATTCGAAAATTTCTTCGTCAAAGATTATCTTGAAAAAATGGGCGCAGAACCAGAAATCGTCGAAGTAACTGACAAAAAAATCATCTACCGGATGCACAATTGTCTATTCTTTGAAATGGCTGTTAAAACGCCCGAGATCATGTGCGACGTTCTTCACGAAAGTTTCCATGAAGGATTAACCAAAACCTTGAGCAAAGACCTCAAGATAACTCATCAGACATGCATGGCAAGAGGCAAGCCCTACTGCGAACTCTTGGTTGAATGGCAAAAGTAG
- a CDS encoding Lrp/AsnC family transcriptional regulator, protein MLKIDEIDQRILKILEEDSRISYRQLGQKLGIEESTARKRVVRLKEKEVIERFTIDVNESTLGRTITAFITVYPSLKHADEIITKVVDFDEVIESYNLSGRCGVFLKATFGDMKGLNAFIAKIRGIPGIVGIHTCISLETIKRPRVIP, encoded by the coding sequence ATGCTGAAAATCGACGAAATAGATCAGCGAATTCTCAAGATACTTGAGGAAGACAGCAGAATTTCGTATAGGCAACTTGGGCAGAAACTGGGCATCGAAGAGTCAACCGCTCGCAAACGTGTGGTTAGGCTCAAGGAAAAAGAGGTCATTGAGCGCTTCACAATAGACGTCAACGAATCAACCTTGGGACGAACAATCACGGCTTTCATAACTGTTTACCCGAGTCTCAAACATGCCGATGAAATAATCACCAAGGTAGTTGATTTCGACGAAGTCATCGAATCCTACAATTTGAGTGGAAGATGCGGCGTGTTCTTGAAAGCCACTTTTGGAGATATGAAAGGACTCAACGCTTTCATTGCAAAAATCCGGGGAATACCGGGAATTGTCGGCATACACACTTGCATTTCACTCGAGACGATAAAAAGACCGAGAGTAATTCCCTAG
- a CDS encoding glycosyltransferase family 4 protein, with protein sequence MRIGFFVWEFPPIIVGGLGTYAEYITREYIELGHDVTVFTLNPGNLTTREVYKGVEVHRPLTADASNVFPVFVTEDLRRWGTNIKFFNDIFLYNILSSTKFINGLIGKEEYKFDVVCVHDWLSSIAGNIIKNETKLPVVFHVHSTERGRSGDVGSEVVTHLENQMAERADHIITVSEVMREDLVRHGWQASKISAVWNGVDPDKYDPSTVEPEEIEKVRQRLGVAKDDNMILFIGRLTWVKGVRNLVQALPSVVKDNPKTKLVILGKGEEQKDVIELSQRLGVEKNVVCRFEFVPEPERITCYAAADACIFPSTYEPFGIVSLEAMSLAKPVVVGANGVVGFKEQVVSGGPDQNGLHVNGNDPADIAWGLKEVLKDPARAKQWGENGRKRVLQYFTWRKAAEQTLRIYESLQPKHDIQRIKNTVS encoded by the coding sequence TTGCGCATCGGATTCTTCGTATGGGAGTTTCCGCCTATCATAGTAGGCGGGTTGGGCACGTACGCCGAATATATCACGAGAGAATACATTGAGCTTGGACACGACGTCACGGTTTTCACACTTAATCCGGGCAACCTCACCACGCGAGAAGTATACAAAGGTGTCGAAGTGCATCGCCCATTAACCGCTGATGCTAGCAACGTGTTTCCAGTTTTTGTCACCGAAGACCTGCGCAGATGGGGCACAAACATCAAGTTCTTCAACGATATTTTCCTGTACAACATTCTCAGCTCAACCAAATTCATCAACGGGCTTATTGGAAAAGAAGAGTACAAATTCGATGTGGTCTGCGTGCACGACTGGTTGAGCAGCATTGCAGGCAACATCATCAAAAACGAAACCAAGCTTCCAGTGGTCTTTCACGTTCACAGCACTGAACGGGGAAGAAGCGGCGACGTAGGATCAGAAGTAGTCACACACCTAGAAAACCAGATGGCTGAAAGAGCCGACCACATCATCACCGTAAGCGAAGTCATGCGAGAAGACCTCGTGCGCCACGGCTGGCAAGCATCAAAAATCAGCGCCGTCTGGAACGGCGTTGACCCAGACAAATACGACCCGTCCACCGTGGAGCCTGAAGAGATCGAGAAAGTGAGACAGCGCCTCGGCGTGGCTAAAGATGACAACATGATACTCTTCATAGGCAGGTTAACATGGGTTAAAGGCGTCAGAAACTTGGTGCAGGCCCTGCCCTCAGTCGTGAAGGATAACCCAAAAACGAAGTTGGTTATTCTAGGCAAGGGTGAAGAGCAGAAAGACGTTATTGAGCTTTCGCAGCGACTCGGCGTGGAAAAAAACGTAGTCTGCCGCTTTGAGTTCGTCCCTGAACCAGAAAGAATAACGTGTTACGCAGCTGCTGACGCATGCATTTTTCCTTCAACATACGAACCCTTCGGCATAGTCAGCCTTGAAGCCATGTCCCTAGCTAAACCAGTCGTAGTCGGCGCCAACGGTGTCGTAGGCTTCAAAGAGCAAGTTGTGTCAGGCGGACCTGACCAAAATGGCTTGCATGTAAACGGAAATGACCCCGCAGACATTGCATGGGGGCTCAAGGAAGTGTTGAAGGATCCCGCCCGCGCCAAGCAGTGGGGCGAAAACGGCCGCAAAAGAGTGCTGCAGTATTTCACGTGGAGAAAAGCGGCTGAACAGACACTGCGTATTTACGAGTCGCTTCAACCAAAGCATGATATCCAGAGAATCAAGAATACAGTGAGCTGA
- a CDS encoding alkaline phosphatase family protein, with protein sequence MKLIYVVIDGLGDLPIPELRNETPLGVADTPNLDRLAWNGKTGLMYTVGRGVAPESDVGVISILGYDPFKFSTGRGVLEAIGAGLSMKDGDLALRCNFATLGRNKRIVDRRAGRNLTSKEALALSEAVNSKVKLKSYPAAFEFKSTVGHRAVLVMKRRGRPLSSKIANTDPAYVRVEGLGVAAPDAEMILKKCKPTDKDEEANAAATLINEFTEKSHRVLESHRINKRRAAEGKLKANLILTRDAGHILPNFFNINQRFRVRFACLADMPVERGIAELAGMRMVDLPPPSKDLKEDSLIRVKTLLEILPRYDCFYIHIKGPDEPGHDGNFKLKIRLIETIDKYFFGRLLPRIDLGKHVVCVTSDHATPCRLKNHSDDPVPVLIAGDRVKGDEATKFSEKECKKGSLGLIKHGTQLMPMLMHLLKSR encoded by the coding sequence TTGAAGTTGATCTACGTGGTTATTGACGGTTTAGGTGACTTGCCAATTCCCGAATTGAGAAACGAAACACCCCTTGGTGTTGCTGACACGCCGAATTTGGACCGCCTTGCTTGGAATGGAAAAACAGGGTTGATGTATACGGTTGGCAGGGGCGTAGCTCCCGAGAGTGACGTCGGCGTGATCTCAATTTTGGGCTACGACCCGTTCAAGTTTTCAACTGGCAGAGGCGTTCTGGAGGCGATAGGCGCAGGTTTATCCATGAAGGATGGCGACTTGGCTTTGCGCTGCAACTTCGCCACGCTTGGACGCAATAAGAGGATAGTTGACCGTCGGGCTGGCAGAAACTTGACGTCGAAAGAGGCGCTTGCGCTAAGCGAAGCAGTCAACAGCAAGGTGAAATTGAAGTCTTACCCAGCCGCTTTTGAGTTCAAGAGCACAGTTGGGCATCGAGCGGTGTTGGTGATGAAACGAAGGGGAAGACCGCTTTCGAGCAAGATTGCGAACACCGACCCTGCTTACGTTCGAGTTGAAGGACTGGGTGTCGCTGCACCAGACGCTGAGATGATTCTGAAGAAATGTAAACCCACAGATAAAGACGAGGAAGCCAATGCCGCGGCAACGTTAATCAACGAATTCACGGAAAAATCTCATAGAGTCTTGGAAAGTCATCGAATCAATAAAAGGCGTGCTGCAGAAGGCAAATTGAAGGCGAATCTGATATTGACCCGTGACGCAGGACACATCTTGCCAAATTTTTTCAACATTAACCAGCGCTTCCGGGTGCGCTTCGCCTGTTTGGCAGATATGCCAGTGGAAAGAGGCATCGCTGAGCTCGCGGGCATGCGTATGGTTGATTTGCCACCGCCCTCGAAAGACCTTAAGGAGGACAGCCTCATCCGAGTCAAAACGCTGCTTGAGATTCTACCTCGATACGACTGTTTCTACATTCACATCAAGGGACCGGACGAGCCGGGGCACGATGGCAACTTCAAACTTAAGATTCGACTCATAGAAACGATTGACAAGTATTTCTTTGGGAGACTTCTGCCTAGAATTGACTTGGGAAAACATGTCGTGTGCGTAACATCTGACCATGCTACACCCTGCAGGTTGAAGAATCACAGTGATGATCCGGTTCCAGTGTTGATTGCAGGAGACAGAGTCAAAGGTGACGAAGCAACAAAGTTCTCAGAAAAAGAGTGCAAGAAGGGAAGTCTAGGGTTGATTAAACATGGAACCCAACTTATGCCAATGCTAATGCATTTGCTGAAATCACGTTAA
- a CDS encoding CBS domain-containing protein: MAGLIMVRDVMTKEPRVVRRDTSVQEVVATMNKFDISSIIVVEEKRPIGIVTHKDIISKLVQARIPPDAVTAREVMTTPVVAINEDISIDEAARLMAKKRIKKLIVTRNNELVGIITSSDLMREAPKLTKLLDELLKK; encoded by the coding sequence TTGGCTGGATTGATTATGGTTCGAGATGTAATGACTAAAGAGCCGCGGGTCGTCAGACGAGACACAAGCGTTCAAGAAGTAGTCGCAACGATGAACAAGTTTGACATCAGCAGCATCATTGTGGTCGAAGAAAAACGTCCGATCGGCATTGTCACACATAAAGACATAATCTCGAAGCTGGTTCAAGCTCGAATTCCACCTGACGCTGTCACCGCTAGAGAGGTGATGACAACACCTGTTGTGGCGATTAATGAGGACATCAGCATAGATGAAGCCGCCCGTTTAATGGCTAAGAAGCGCATTAAGAAGCTAATTGTGACCCGAAACAACGAACTCGTAGGCATCATAACCAGTAGCGATCTGATGCGTGAAGCGCCGAAACTCACTAAGCTATTGGACGAACTGCTGAAAAAATGA
- a CDS encoding YdeI/OmpD-associated family protein, producing the protein MKKTQELQITNRNDWRRGLKTNHRIYKEVWLVFYKRHTGKPSMSYDDAVEEALCFGWIDSIVKKINDEKFARKFTPRKPSSKWSELNKRRAEKMIAEGRMAEAGLALVNQAKDSGEWLKKQQIENNLVLPEYIKNALKSNGKARSNFNTLAPSYKKQYVRWVDSAKKEETRKRRLAELVEVLEKNEKLGLK; encoded by the coding sequence GTGAAAAAGACCCAAGAATTGCAGATAACTAATAGAAACGATTGGCGCAGAGGGCTTAAGACCAATCACCGCATCTATAAAGAGGTTTGGCTAGTTTTCTACAAGAGACACACTGGCAAGCCCAGCATGTCTTATGATGATGCGGTTGAAGAAGCCTTATGTTTCGGCTGGATTGACAGCATCGTCAAAAAGATAAACGACGAGAAATTTGCTCGAAAATTCACGCCTCGTAAGCCTAGCAGCAAATGGTCAGAGCTGAACAAGAGAAGAGCTGAGAAAATGATAGCTGAAGGAAGGATGGCAGAGGCTGGGCTAGCGCTGGTCAATCAAGCAAAGGATAGTGGGGAATGGCTCAAAAAGCAGCAAATCGAGAACAATCTTGTGCTTCCCGAATACATTAAGAATGCATTGAAATCAAATGGGAAAGCGCGGAGCAACTTCAATACGCTGGCACCGTCGTACAAGAAACAGTATGTTAGATGGGTTGACAGCGCTAAGAAGGAGGAGACACGCAAGCGACGCCTTGCAGAGCTTGTCGAAGTTCTTGAGAAAAATGAGAAGCTCGGGTTGAAGTAG